The following proteins come from a genomic window of Microbacterium lemovicicum:
- a CDS encoding glycosyltransferase: MRALETLRILVIAPARHAVRQPHAGGLEAAVWDRVRWLRGRGHEVTLAAAAGSDFLGPSSAFTLPSPAWDDPASLSDTAYPDGYPLVLERAMDRLLRVVGSPSRPFDVVDNHSLDPAPILWSRDAGVPVVTTLHTPPLPGMVAAGRAVHDAPHRFVAVSGHTARAWSAEGIDAFVFPNGVDTDRWSRGRGGASWVWFGRIVPEKAPHLAMDAARRAGAHIVLAGRVGDVAYFDREIAPRLGGGAQYVGPLRQPELCALVGGSAVALVTPVWEEPFGLVGAEALSTGTPVVAFAEGGVPEVLHGLPGTAVVPPGDVDALALAASELALLGTDPPSRRQVRRAAVRRHALSRRHRDVERVLAFTAKAPVPQTAAESAPALAAFDLRATGL; encoded by the coding sequence ATGAGGGCTCTGGAGACGCTGCGCATCCTCGTCATCGCACCCGCTCGTCATGCCGTGCGTCAGCCGCACGCCGGCGGCCTCGAGGCGGCGGTGTGGGACCGCGTGCGCTGGCTCCGTGGCCGCGGGCACGAGGTCACCCTGGCCGCCGCGGCCGGATCGGACTTCCTCGGCCCGTCGAGCGCCTTCACCCTTCCGTCCCCGGCATGGGACGACCCCGCCTCCCTCTCCGACACCGCGTATCCCGACGGGTATCCGCTGGTGCTCGAGCGCGCCATGGACCGCCTGCTGCGGGTGGTGGGCTCACCGTCCCGTCCGTTCGACGTGGTCGACAACCACAGCCTCGACCCCGCCCCGATCCTGTGGAGCCGCGACGCCGGGGTGCCCGTCGTGACCACACTGCACACGCCGCCGCTGCCCGGCATGGTGGCGGCCGGACGGGCCGTGCACGACGCGCCGCACCGGTTCGTCGCCGTCAGCGGACACACCGCGCGCGCCTGGTCGGCGGAGGGCATCGACGCGTTCGTCTTCCCCAACGGCGTCGACACCGATCGCTGGTCGCGCGGCCGGGGCGGAGCATCCTGGGTGTGGTTCGGGAGGATCGTCCCCGAGAAGGCCCCTCATCTGGCGATGGATGCTGCACGTCGGGCCGGTGCGCACATCGTGCTCGCCGGGCGGGTCGGCGACGTCGCCTACTTCGACCGCGAGATCGCGCCGCGCCTGGGCGGGGGAGCGCAGTACGTCGGACCTCTCCGCCAGCCGGAGCTGTGCGCGCTCGTCGGCGGCTCGGCGGTCGCGCTCGTCACCCCGGTGTGGGAGGAGCCGTTCGGGCTCGTGGGCGCCGAGGCGCTCTCGACCGGCACCCCGGTGGTCGCCTTCGCCGAGGGCGGGGTGCCCGAGGTGCTGCACGGTCTGCCCGGCACCGCCGTCGTGCCGCCGGGAGACGTCGACGCCCTCGCGCTCGCCGCGTCGGAGCTCGCGCTACTCGGCACCGACCCGCCGTCGCGGCGGCAGGTGCGCCGAGCCGCGGTGCGCCGGCACGCGCTGTCGCGCCGTCATCGCGACGTCGAGCGGGTGCTCGCCTTCACCGCCAAGGCGCCGGTGCCGCAGACCGCGGCCGAGTCGGCGCCCGCCCTGGCTGCGTTCGACCTGCGCGCGACCGGTCTGTGA
- a CDS encoding glycosyltransferase, with amino-acid sequence MQEEEIDALAIRTLTVAAVPAAHPYSRAVTDAARVRVIADPRPPGAPAGQWWPPQVLTPAWLAAHARDVDLVHVHFGLESFTPAELSEALVALHAAGRPVVFTVHDLENPQLGDQAAYLLLLDELVPAADELITLTDGAAREIAERWGRRATVIPHPSLLEDDVRRPAGTPVAVRRVGVHLRDLRPNIDGLGTVQTLAAAVAALRESGADVEAVVRLNERVRDGAQADAIAELVAGAAGVVLDRGPRLGDDALADWLADLDVCLLPYRHGTHSGWVELCFDLAVPVAGPPVGHAGSQHPDDFHPFAIGDSDGLAAAITRAIAEGSSPGSAERDREVLSRAALRAAERLRVRAAHLAVYARALGVAA; translated from the coding sequence TTGCAGGAGGAAGAGATAGACGCGCTCGCCATCAGGACTCTCACGGTCGCGGCCGTCCCCGCCGCCCACCCGTACTCCCGTGCCGTCACCGACGCGGCGCGCGTCCGTGTGATCGCCGACCCCCGCCCGCCTGGCGCCCCCGCCGGACAGTGGTGGCCGCCGCAGGTGCTCACCCCCGCGTGGCTGGCCGCGCACGCGCGCGACGTCGACCTCGTGCACGTGCACTTCGGGCTCGAGTCCTTCACGCCGGCCGAGCTCTCGGAGGCCCTGGTGGCCCTGCACGCCGCGGGCAGGCCCGTCGTCTTCACCGTGCACGACCTCGAGAATCCCCAGCTGGGCGATCAGGCGGCCTATCTCCTGCTGCTGGACGAGCTGGTGCCGGCGGCCGACGAGCTGATCACGCTCACCGACGGCGCCGCCCGCGAGATCGCGGAGCGCTGGGGCCGCCGTGCGACGGTCATCCCGCATCCCTCCCTGCTCGAGGACGACGTCCGTCGGCCGGCGGGAACGCCCGTCGCGGTCCGCCGGGTCGGCGTGCACCTGCGCGACCTCCGTCCGAACATCGATGGACTCGGCACGGTGCAGACGCTCGCCGCCGCCGTCGCGGCCCTGCGCGAGAGCGGCGCGGACGTCGAGGCGGTCGTCCGGCTCAACGAGCGCGTCCGCGACGGCGCGCAGGCTGACGCGATCGCAGAGCTCGTCGCCGGGGCGGCGGGCGTCGTCCTCGACCGCGGGCCGCGGCTCGGCGACGACGCGCTCGCCGACTGGCTCGCCGACCTCGACGTGTGCCTGCTCCCGTACCGTCACGGCACCCACTCGGGCTGGGTGGAGCTGTGCTTCGACCTGGCCGTGCCGGTCGCGGGTCCTCCGGTCGGCCACGCCGGGTCGCAGCATCCGGATGACTTCCACCCCTTCGCGATCGGCGACTCCGACGGGCTCGCGGCGGCGATCACCCGCGCGATCGCTGAAGGCAGCAGCCCCGGCTCCGCCGAGCGCGACCGAGAGGTGCTGTCGCGCGCGGCGCTCCGTGCCGCGGAGCGCCTCCGCGTCCGCGCCGCCCACCTCGCGGTCTACGCCCGTGCCCTGGGGGTGGCGGCATGA
- a CDS encoding WcbI family polysaccharide biosynthesis putative acetyltransferase: protein MLAVQPSAGYGVVVGNCQAESVRLVIDSPEMPTIRTRAVHEMTADDARDLHELLRGASFLVSQPIRDDYHDLPLGTAQLRASLPSGAPTVVVPVIRFAGLHPFQVAIRMHDLEYEPPLVGYHDVRLLAEAAGSPVRARLPREKIRAIADESVGELARREQHTDIRVSDLFASPRFAQMRTINHPGNAVFLPVGERILRALGRRPEPTDPGRPILSSVRAPREDWVIEAWGSDAAPHHDWLVNGDPLPAAQVREAHLAWYAEHPAFVEAAARRLVPLLAQWA from the coding sequence GTGCTAGCAGTGCAGCCGTCGGCCGGCTACGGCGTCGTGGTGGGCAACTGCCAGGCCGAATCGGTGCGGCTCGTGATCGACTCCCCCGAGATGCCGACGATCCGCACCCGGGCGGTGCACGAGATGACCGCCGACGATGCCCGCGACCTGCACGAGCTCCTGCGCGGAGCGTCGTTCCTGGTAAGCCAGCCGATCCGCGACGACTACCACGACCTGCCCTTGGGCACGGCGCAGCTGCGGGCGTCCCTGCCGTCGGGAGCGCCGACCGTGGTCGTCCCCGTCATCCGCTTCGCCGGTCTCCACCCCTTCCAGGTCGCCATCCGCATGCACGATCTCGAGTACGAGCCGCCCCTCGTCGGCTACCACGACGTCCGGCTGCTCGCGGAGGCCGCCGGATCCCCCGTCCGCGCTCGACTCCCGCGCGAGAAGATCCGCGCCATCGCCGACGAGTCCGTCGGCGAGCTCGCACGCCGCGAGCAGCACACGGACATACGTGTGTCCGACCTGTTCGCCTCCCCGCGATTCGCGCAGATGCGCACGATCAACCATCCGGGCAACGCGGTCTTCCTCCCCGTGGGCGAGCGGATCCTGCGCGCACTCGGGCGCCGACCGGAGCCGACCGACCCGGGCCGGCCCATCCTGTCGTCGGTGCGCGCCCCGCGTGAGGACTGGGTGATCGAGGCGTGGGGATCGGATGCCGCGCCCCACCACGATTGGCTCGTGAACGGTGACCCGCTGCCCGCCGCGCAGGTGCGCGAGGCGCATCTCGCCTGGTACGCCGAGCACCCCGCGTTCGTCGAGGCCGCCGCACGCCGCCTCGTTCCGCTGCTGGCGCAATGGGCGTGA
- a CDS encoding glycosyltransferase, translating to MAAAVTRSADVSTAPFAAAATLPAGAPVHAHFTDRLWGASPEEAAAAFAELAARHPVSVTLHDVPQTSDGVRNRPRRAAAYRAVARAASGVVVNSHHERLLLAEEGVWDGATAVIPLPVDLRTDAAARPPADGAAAAEVGVLGYFYPGKGHDEALTAAREAGLAALVVLGRASDGHADDLAAFVARGRDAGVAVSVTGWLDDAAMAERCRSVGVPVIAHRHVSASGSLASWIGYGRRPIAVANRYVEEMAALRPGTLAVVEEAGLSAAVRDAAFDPSSTWHGRTDVPGGLADIAAAYVRWWDEGMP from the coding sequence GTGGCAGCCGCTGTCACGCGTTCCGCAGACGTCTCCACAGCCCCGTTCGCCGCGGCGGCGACCCTCCCTGCCGGCGCCCCGGTGCACGCGCACTTCACCGACCGCCTCTGGGGCGCGAGCCCCGAAGAGGCGGCGGCGGCCTTCGCGGAGCTCGCGGCGCGGCATCCGGTCTCCGTCACCCTGCACGACGTTCCGCAGACGTCCGACGGCGTGCGCAACCGCCCCCGGCGGGCCGCGGCCTACCGGGCCGTCGCCCGGGCAGCGTCGGGCGTCGTCGTCAACAGCCACCACGAGCGGCTGCTGCTCGCCGAAGAGGGCGTGTGGGACGGCGCGACAGCGGTCATCCCCCTGCCGGTGGACCTGAGGACGGATGCCGCGGCGAGACCGCCTGCCGATGGTGCCGCCGCCGCGGAGGTCGGCGTCCTGGGCTACTTCTATCCCGGCAAGGGGCACGATGAGGCGCTCACCGCGGCCCGCGAGGCCGGGCTGGCCGCGCTCGTCGTCCTCGGCCGAGCCTCCGACGGCCACGCCGACGACCTCGCGGCGTTCGTCGCCCGCGGGCGCGACGCCGGGGTCGCGGTCTCCGTGACGGGATGGCTCGACGATGCGGCGATGGCGGAGCGGTGCCGATCGGTCGGCGTGCCGGTCATCGCCCACCGCCACGTGTCGGCGTCGGGGTCGCTCGCGTCATGGATCGGCTACGGCCGACGGCCGATCGCCGTCGCGAACCGGTACGTCGAGGAGATGGCCGCGCTGCGCCCGGGGACCCTCGCGGTGGTCGAGGAAGCCGGGCTGTCCGCGGCGGTGCGGGACGCGGCATTCGATCCGTCGTCCACCTGGCATGGACGGACGGATGTGCCCGGCGGGCTCGCCGACATCGCCGCCGCGTACGTGCGCTGGTGGGACGAGGGGATGCCGTGA
- a CDS encoding glycosyltransferase family 2 protein has product MTGWMTGGRVPGNSWDLLDGGAPDPLPRVSVVVAHYEQPAELARTLLALAWQDYPADLLEVIVADDGSAVAPRVPDGVALVRQDDLGFRLSAVRNLGARAATGEVLCFLDADTVPEPGYVRALTRLPALLPEAVTVGRRRHADLHGEPADAPIEEAGPATALPEPAWLADAYRRSGDLLRCDDRSYRYVIGAVIACTRALFDELGGFDESFTAYGGEDWEWAHRAWQAGAVFAHVPAAVAWHDGPDWAGRPDAASRAAANRQTLQLATAIPVAGSRGAGLLPVQPDLLVHLRGAPTDAAAFVCVDALLAAAPTATILVDRLPDVPALRDDPRVHDLSEGGAAPCDARVTLTLPRPLLLPWDRLRERVAALGTDDEGSLELLSPDGALLGVAVSRRARARRDRWGDDSGFRTGRLILDEALLLRDDPDVEAYVGGWAGPDRLR; this is encoded by the coding sequence GTGACCGGATGGATGACCGGCGGCCGGGTGCCCGGCAACAGCTGGGATCTGCTCGACGGCGGCGCACCCGATCCGCTCCCCCGGGTGAGCGTCGTCGTGGCGCACTACGAGCAGCCCGCCGAGCTCGCCCGGACGCTTCTCGCCCTGGCATGGCAGGACTACCCGGCCGATCTGCTCGAGGTCATCGTCGCCGACGACGGCTCCGCGGTCGCCCCGCGCGTGCCCGACGGTGTCGCGCTCGTGCGCCAGGACGACCTCGGGTTCCGCCTGTCGGCCGTCCGCAACCTCGGCGCCCGCGCGGCGACCGGCGAGGTGCTGTGCTTCCTCGACGCCGACACGGTGCCCGAGCCCGGCTACGTGCGCGCCCTCACCCGCCTCCCCGCCCTGCTTCCCGAGGCGGTCACCGTGGGACGACGCCGGCACGCCGACCTGCACGGCGAACCGGCGGACGCGCCGATCGAGGAGGCGGGTCCGGCGACGGCCCTGCCCGAGCCGGCGTGGCTGGCCGACGCCTACCGACGCAGCGGAGACCTCCTGCGCTGCGACGACCGCTCCTACCGCTACGTCATCGGCGCGGTCATCGCGTGCACCCGTGCGCTCTTCGACGAGCTCGGCGGCTTCGACGAGTCGTTCACCGCGTACGGCGGGGAGGACTGGGAGTGGGCCCACCGCGCCTGGCAGGCCGGCGCCGTCTTCGCCCACGTTCCCGCCGCGGTCGCCTGGCACGACGGCCCGGACTGGGCGGGCCGCCCCGACGCGGCCTCCCGCGCCGCCGCAAATCGCCAGACGCTGCAGCTGGCCACGGCGATCCCCGTCGCCGGGTCGCGTGGTGCGGGTCTCCTGCCCGTGCAGCCCGACCTGCTCGTGCACCTCCGGGGCGCGCCGACGGATGCTGCCGCCTTCGTCTGCGTCGACGCCCTGCTCGCCGCGGCGCCGACCGCGACGATCCTCGTCGACCGCCTGCCCGACGTGCCGGCGCTGCGCGACGACCCCCGCGTGCACGACCTGTCGGAGGGCGGGGCGGCACCGTGTGACGCCCGCGTGACGCTGACCCTGCCGAGGCCGCTGCTGCTGCCCTGGGACCGTCTGCGGGAGCGTGTCGCGGCGCTCGGCACCGACGACGAGGGCTCCCTCGAGCTGCTGTCGCCCGACGGCGCCCTGCTCGGCGTCGCCGTGTCCCGGCGCGCACGGGCGCGGCGGGATCGCTGGGGCGACGACAGCGGTTTCCGCACCGGCCGCCTGATCCTCGATGAGGCCCTCCTGCTGCGCGACGACCCCGACGTCGAGGCGTACGTCGGCGGATGGGCGGGTCCCGACCGCCTCCGCTGA
- a CDS encoding MFS transporter: MEPDPAPSAPVPPPTANTGAIGPMARELTDEPVPRRQVFSWAMWDWATQPFNSVVLTFVFASLYLVSDNFLPADIAALPAGDPVRERALADLTSGYGLATTLAGLLILLLAPVLGQTADRSGRKKQWLMAFTLLLALAQFALFFVQADPVFFWYGAIVLALGAVISEIAGVNYNAMLVQVSTPRTIGKVSGLGWGLGYIGGIVALTLVVILTQLDWFGMDTSNGMAYRVIAAGCGLWTILFALPLFLNVPERPPLERAPRVGFFASYGILVRDIAKLYREHPPTFWFLLASAVYRDGLAGVFAFGGILAAVAFGFTDNEVLIFGIAANVVAGISTILAGRADDRFGARNVIVAALIGLIAMGIFVFALHDVGTIVFWVGGLLLSAFVGPAQAASRSLLARATPPGMQGEIFGLYATTGRVASFISPALWTLFIAIFGSTIYGVLGIVVVLALGLVLLLFVKLPKVQRVS; the protein is encoded by the coding sequence ATGGAACCCGATCCCGCGCCGTCGGCCCCGGTGCCGCCGCCCACGGCCAACACCGGCGCCATCGGCCCGATGGCCCGAGAGCTCACCGACGAGCCGGTCCCGCGGCGTCAGGTGTTCTCGTGGGCGATGTGGGACTGGGCGACGCAGCCCTTCAACTCCGTCGTCCTCACGTTCGTCTTCGCGTCGCTGTACCTCGTCTCCGACAACTTCCTGCCGGCCGACATCGCGGCGCTGCCGGCGGGCGACCCGGTGCGCGAGCGCGCGCTGGCCGACCTCACGAGCGGCTACGGCCTGGCGACCACGCTCGCCGGGCTCCTGATCCTGCTCCTCGCGCCGGTTCTCGGTCAGACGGCCGACCGTTCCGGCCGCAAGAAGCAGTGGCTGATGGCCTTCACCCTGCTGCTGGCGCTCGCGCAGTTCGCGCTCTTCTTCGTCCAGGCCGATCCGGTCTTCTTCTGGTACGGCGCGATCGTGCTCGCCCTCGGCGCCGTGATCTCCGAGATCGCGGGGGTCAACTACAACGCGATGCTCGTGCAGGTCTCGACGCCACGGACGATCGGCAAGGTCAGCGGCCTCGGCTGGGGGCTCGGCTACATCGGCGGCATCGTGGCGCTGACCCTCGTGGTGATCCTCACGCAGCTGGACTGGTTCGGAATGGACACCTCGAACGGCATGGCCTACCGCGTCATCGCCGCGGGCTGCGGTCTGTGGACGATCCTGTTCGCGCTGCCGCTGTTCCTCAACGTGCCGGAGCGGCCGCCGCTCGAGCGCGCGCCCCGGGTCGGCTTCTTCGCCTCGTACGGCATCCTCGTGCGCGACATCGCGAAGCTGTACCGCGAGCACCCGCCGACGTTCTGGTTCCTCCTCGCGAGCGCCGTCTACCGCGACGGTCTCGCCGGCGTGTTCGCGTTCGGCGGCATCCTCGCGGCGGTGGCGTTCGGGTTCACCGACAACGAGGTGCTCATCTTCGGCATCGCGGCCAACGTCGTGGCGGGCATCTCGACGATCCTGGCCGGCCGCGCCGACGACCGCTTCGGCGCCCGCAACGTCATCGTGGCCGCCCTGATCGGACTCATCGCGATGGGCATCTTCGTCTTCGCCCTCCACGACGTCGGCACGATCGTCTTCTGGGTCGGCGGCCTGCTGCTCTCGGCGTTCGTGGGCCCGGCGCAGGCGGCGAGCCGATCGCTCCTGGCCCGCGCCACCCCACCGGGCATGCAGGGCGAGATCTTCGGTCTCTACGCCACCACCGGCCGCGTCGCGAGCTTCATCTCCCCCGCCCTGTGGACCCTGTTCATCGCGATCTTCGGCTCCACCATCTACGGCGTGCTCGGGATCGTCGTCGTGCTCGCGCTGGGCCTCGTCCTGCTGCTCTTCGTCAAGCTGCCGAAGGTCCAGCGCGTCAGCTGA
- a CDS encoding cell wall-binding repeat-containing protein gives MRSPRVVTSALTAVLALALVAAVPAPAFAAVPPSPEDQRSHQQSAWEQEEASRAAADAVSVATISGSIVYRESPAAEATKVASARISMWRLNTDTNRWDWVDVPSDAASTGSFSVGVPAAGQYRLQVFTDPLKKMGPVYYGGARYFFESSIVTVAENEAANVGVIELGPRYFDTARLEGPDRFATAVAVSQAIGREDRTPVVYIANGYKFPDALAAGPAAIHSGGIFLPTAPDHLPSVIATELTRLNPARVVIAGDENSVSDAVRRQIAAAVGSDTSVERLGGATRYETAALIVRDAFEASGSYYAIVATGANFPDALAAGPAAGRMGAPVLLVDGAGNLDESTRALIGDLGIEKVLIAGGPTTVGPVVEADLVNRLGQPGVTRLNGDDRYRTASKINEWVFGNEDVALLANGYGFVDALAGGPFAGWIGAPLFLSDGACVPYGTWDGILARQVSGVVLLGSAATLGPRVEALSVC, from the coding sequence ATGAGAAGCCCCAGAGTCGTGACTTCCGCTCTGACCGCCGTCCTCGCGCTCGCCCTCGTGGCGGCCGTTCCCGCTCCCGCGTTCGCCGCAGTACCGCCCTCTCCGGAGGATCAGCGCTCGCATCAGCAGAGCGCCTGGGAGCAGGAGGAAGCCTCGCGCGCCGCCGCAGACGCAGTATCGGTGGCGACGATCTCCGGGAGCATTGTCTACCGGGAGTCGCCGGCTGCCGAGGCCACGAAGGTGGCCTCCGCCCGCATCTCGATGTGGCGGCTCAACACCGACACCAACCGCTGGGACTGGGTCGACGTGCCGTCCGACGCGGCCAGCACCGGCTCGTTCAGTGTGGGGGTGCCGGCCGCGGGCCAGTACCGTCTCCAGGTCTTCACCGATCCGCTGAAGAAGATGGGACCGGTCTACTACGGAGGCGCGCGCTACTTCTTCGAGAGCAGCATCGTCACCGTGGCCGAGAACGAGGCCGCGAACGTCGGCGTCATCGAGCTCGGACCGCGTTACTTCGACACCGCCCGCCTGGAAGGGCCGGACCGTTTCGCCACGGCCGTCGCGGTCTCGCAGGCCATCGGTCGCGAGGATCGTACTCCCGTGGTCTACATCGCCAACGGCTACAAGTTCCCCGACGCCCTCGCGGCCGGACCCGCCGCGATCCACAGCGGCGGCATCTTCCTGCCGACGGCGCCGGACCACCTGCCGTCGGTGATCGCCACCGAGTTGACCCGCCTGAACCCCGCGCGTGTCGTCATCGCGGGTGACGAGAACTCCGTCTCCGATGCGGTGCGCCGGCAGATCGCGGCGGCGGTGGGCTCCGACACATCCGTGGAGCGGCTGGGTGGGGCGACCCGCTACGAGACAGCCGCGCTCATCGTCCGCGACGCGTTCGAGGCGTCCGGCAGCTACTACGCCATCGTGGCCACGGGCGCCAACTTCCCCGACGCTCTGGCAGCCGGGCCCGCCGCCGGTCGGATGGGCGCTCCGGTGCTCCTCGTCGACGGGGCAGGAAACCTCGACGAGAGCACACGGGCACTGATCGGCGACCTCGGCATCGAAAAAGTGCTCATCGCCGGTGGCCCTACGACCGTGGGTCCCGTGGTCGAGGCCGACCTCGTCAACAGGTTGGGCCAGCCTGGAGTCACCCGCCTCAACGGCGATGACCGCTACCGGACGGCATCCAAGATCAACGAATGGGTCTTCGGCAACGAGGATGTGGCGCTCCTCGCCAACGGCTACGGCTTCGTCGACGCACTGGCCGGAGGCCCGTTCGCGGGTTGGATCGGAGCGCCCCTCTTCCTCTCCGACGGGGCCTGCGTTCCCTATGGGACGTGGGACGGCATTCTCGCCCGCCAGGTGTCGGGAGTGGTGCTGCTCGGCAGCGCGGCGACACTCGGCCCCCGTGTGGAGGCGCTTTCGGTCTGCTGA
- a CDS encoding MarR family winged helix-turn-helix transcriptional regulator, with the protein MPDRTPSSTPDPAEQIVSALATLRGRRMPRPPWDDKGAGGEGPWGRRGMRFPDGRGGASTSGGSEHDGHTHSGFPHGPHGMRGMPPWAAGMPPRFGGPARMRLLEALAAASHPLSISEIGDAVGVDQPRASRLVQQSVELGLVRREADPDDARRSRVLLTDDGKALILGFRGERRGAVESALGDFSEAERVELARLLTKLAKAWPQS; encoded by the coding sequence ATGCCCGACCGCACGCCCTCCTCGACGCCCGACCCCGCGGAGCAGATCGTCAGCGCTCTCGCGACATTGCGAGGACGGCGGATGCCGCGCCCGCCGTGGGATGACAAGGGCGCCGGTGGCGAGGGGCCCTGGGGGCGCCGCGGGATGCGGTTCCCCGACGGCCGCGGCGGCGCGAGCACCTCGGGTGGATCCGAGCACGACGGGCACACCCACAGTGGTTTCCCGCACGGACCCCATGGGATGCGCGGCATGCCGCCCTGGGCGGCCGGCATGCCCCCTCGCTTCGGCGGCCCCGCTCGGATGCGCCTGCTGGAGGCGCTGGCCGCGGCATCCCACCCCCTGTCGATCAGCGAGATCGGCGATGCCGTGGGGGTGGATCAGCCGCGTGCATCGCGGCTCGTGCAACAGTCGGTCGAGCTCGGACTCGTCCGTCGGGAGGCCGACCCCGACGACGCGCGTCGATCCCGCGTGTTGCTCACCGATGACGGGAAGGCGCTCATCCTGGGCTTCCGGGGCGAGCGCCGAGGGGCCGTCGAGTCGGCGCTGGGCGACTTCTCCGAAGCGGAGCGCGTCGAGCTCGCACGCCTCCTGACGAAGCTCGCGAAGGCGTGGCCTCAATCGTGA
- a CDS encoding MarR family winged helix-turn-helix transcriptional regulator gives MNGFHHDDTDPTTHDGDQIAAEENDMNSDHDTSDPTSLPDSGADAAKENNMNSDDDTPTAPEADHSDEQRPLGFWLRLVDHHLTAAFDAEFGDEGFDRRAWMVLNLLSGDMGDAALARLSRIESKRGGKLLGRLEDAGLIARADDSWTLTDAGRAQRDAMKDRVEAIRARVLSAVSEEEYDALVGSLQKIAREFGWDGSGRMPRGRGFGPQGFGRRGFGPGFRPGFGPGFGGFGRGGGFGPGGLDPRSDDRPRPFDGERGNAHRGFGPGEAPRHGHHDHDDAHRPGFRGEYPGAEHRHERGQGCGHGEHSHGHRRGFGGERGSHEHGRGFGGERGSHEHGAGGHERGRGGAGRWAERAFERGFEAGAAAASRMPGGPQV, from the coding sequence ATGAACGGCTTCCACCACGACGACACAGACCCCACCACGCATGACGGCGACCAGATCGCCGCAGAGGAGAACGACATGAACAGCGACCACGACACCTCAGACCCCACTTCCCTCCCCGACAGCGGCGCGGATGCCGCGAAGGAGAACAACATGAACAGCGATGACGACACCCCCACCGCCCCCGAGGCGGACCACTCCGACGAGCAGCGCCCGCTGGGCTTCTGGCTGCGCCTCGTCGACCATCACCTGACCGCCGCCTTCGACGCAGAGTTCGGCGACGAGGGATTCGACCGCCGCGCGTGGATGGTGCTGAACCTCCTCTCCGGCGATATGGGCGACGCGGCGCTCGCACGCCTCTCGAGGATCGAGAGCAAGCGCGGCGGCAAGCTGCTGGGCCGCCTCGAGGATGCGGGGCTCATCGCCCGCGCCGACGACTCCTGGACCCTGACCGACGCCGGGCGCGCACAGCGTGACGCGATGAAGGACCGGGTCGAGGCCATCCGGGCACGGGTGCTCAGCGCCGTGTCCGAGGAGGAGTACGACGCCCTGGTCGGCTCGCTGCAGAAGATCGCGCGCGAGTTCGGCTGGGACGGCAGCGGACGGATGCCGCGGGGACGCGGCTTCGGACCCCAGGGCTTCGGACGCCGAGGCTTCGGTCCGGGCTTCCGGCCCGGCTTCGGTCCCGGTTTCGGCGGCTTCGGACGCGGCGGGGGCTTCGGTCCCGGCGGCCTCGACCCCCGGTCGGACGACCGCCCGCGGCCCTTCGACGGCGAGCGCGGCAACGCGCACCGCGGCTTCGGCCCCGGTGAGGCCCCTCGTCACGGTCACCACGACCACGACGACGCCCACCGCCCCGGGTTCCGCGGCGAGTACCCGGGCGCCGAGCACCGCCACGAGCGCGGCCAGGGCTGCGGCCACGGCGAGCACTCGCACGGGCACCGTCGCGGCTTCGGCGGCGAGCGCGGCTCGCACGAGCACGGTCGCGGCTTCGGCGGCGAGCGCGGCTCGCACGAGCACGGCGCCGGCGGGCACGAGCGCGGTCGCGGGGGTGCCGGCCGCTGGGCCGAGCGCGCCTTCGAGCGCGGCTTCGAGGCCGGCGCGGCGGCGGCATCCCGCATGCCCGGGGGTCCGCAGGTCTGA